CAAGTCATGGGTCAAAAAATTCTCTACCCGCACATCAATCGCACTAAGTGGGTCATCCAGTAGAAGAATGGGGCGATCAAAATAGTCAGCTCGTGCGAGCGCGACTCGTTGTCGTTGCCCACCAGAGAGGTTAACCCCACGTTCACCTATCTCCGTTTCTAGACCCTGAGGGAGTTGCTCCTGCCTAGGGCAAAAGTGCGCGGCAGTAAGGGATTGTTGAACCTTATCGCTATTGCCGGCTTCTCCCTCGTCAGCAGCATAGTTAAAAATTACATTTTCACTAAGGGTTGCACTCATAATGAATGGTTCTTGGGGAATGTAACCAAAATACCTGCAAATCTGCTCCTGTGGTAATCCCAGAACCGATTTGCCTCCTATGTCATAAGTTGACATGGTGGCATTTGTCTCCCCCATTAGCGCAAGAAGGAGCTGGGATTTGCCACTTCCTACCTCTCCGACGATGGCTACAAATTCGCAAGGCTCAATTGCTAAATCAATATCTTTCAATATCTCCTTTCCGCCAGAAGAAAGGCAAAGACCAGTGACTCTTATCCGCGTATTGGTCACGTCGCAATTCGGCTCAACGCTTTGGATTATAGAAGTTAATCTCTTGGTCGAATTCCTCAATGATAAGAACGCACAGATCCGTTGTATCGAGGTCCACGCGTCGAAACTCATCGTAAAAAACCAGGGAAGTTGGCGAAAGGGTCTATTTAAAAAAACACCCAAGATCCATAGGAGGCTTAAAACTTGCCCAGGTGAGAAATTCGACTGTGACCGCGTCAGTGTGTAAAGAGCAACCAAGTTGATAAAAAATGTAGCAGTTGAAGACAGAGAAGTCATAGATTGTCCATTGGTCACCATCGCTATGCGGTTGTTGACCTCCTCCTCCCTTTTGGCACGTATCTTCGCTTCGAAAGGCTCAGTCCATCCCAGAATTCTCAAGCTTCGAATATTGAGTACCCACTCATTGACAACGGCTATGCGTTCAGCTGCCAGTTGCTTAAATTTCGTAAAAAACCGTGACTGTCTTTGAGCAAAGACGGAGCTAATGACAAAAACGAGCAGAATAGACGACAAAATTCCACCGAGAGGAAGGTCGAAAAGAAAATAGAGCGC
This genomic stretch from Deltaproteobacteria bacterium harbors:
- a CDS encoding ABC transporter ATP-binding protein, with the translated sequence MSPSALLFEIFFRRARWRFVILVFSLMSCFLGLCSPFLQQIFIDRIVGVRQSSGLLSQFYAFDLHPLLLLMFSFFTFAFGQGFYFASSFFGQREAIEFQQYLSRRIYKKTLELRHENLTGRGGGDLIALYATDVAAATIFLDQTLANGASALFPILFAPVALYFLFDLPLGGILSSILLVFVISSVFAQRQSRFFTKFKQLAAERIAVVNEWVLNIRSLRILGWTEPFEAKIRAKREEEVNNRIAMVTNGQSMTSLSSTATFFINLVALYTLTRSQSNFSPGQVLSLLWILGVFLNRPFRQLPWFFTMSFDAWTSIQRICAFLSLRNSTKRLTSIIQSVEPNCDVTNTRIRVTGLCLSSGGKEILKDIDLAIEPCEFVAIVGEVGSGKSQLLLALMGETNATMSTYDIGGKSVLGLPQEQICRYFGYIPQEPFIMSATLSENVIFNYAADEGEAGNSDKVQQSLTAAHFCPRQEQLPQGLETEIGERGVNLSGGQRQRVALARADYFDRPILLLDDPLSAIDVRVENFLTHDLLLGRWKDRTRLLVTHRHSVLDKVDRILFLSEGKIVAQGSLKDLTANSPAFREFVKALITSKSNPLPSQLSGYSEMKEFSP